The following proteins are co-located in the Myxocyprinus asiaticus isolate MX2 ecotype Aquarium Trade chromosome 44, UBuf_Myxa_2, whole genome shotgun sequence genome:
- the LOC127434259 gene encoding type-1 angiotensin II receptor A-like, translated as MENKTSGISKDLHVNCSMSGHHSFIFIFIPVVYGCNFVIGIIGNSMVVAVIYRYMKLKTVANVFVVNLAVSDLTFLITLPMWATFTATGYHWPFGGILCKASAGLVIFNLYTSIFFLTALSIDRYLAIVHPVRSRRQRTLLYARLTCVFIWVFALLLSLPTALSRDVYDIGNSTVCAVFHGSEQINLLVTLSMLKSVLGFLVPFLVIITCYCIIGRTLLGSQGLLRKSVRYREEETLRMLAAAVLAFFVCWAPHQAFHFMELLAMLGVMKNCQTLDVIDTAMPFTICISYLNSCVNPILYSFVGHNFRKNLLRLLGCESGPTSGHLRISLKNVQSHCTSGLINTTRTTSTIKT; from the coding sequence atGGAGAACAAGACATCAGGAATTAGCAAGGATCTCCATGTCAACTGCAGCATGTCTGGACACCACAGtttcatcttcatcttcatccCTGTGGTGTATGGATGTAACTTTGTCATTGGGATCATTGGCAACAGCATGGTGGTGGCGGTCATCTACCGCTACATGAAGTTGAAGACAGTAGCAAACGTGTTTGTGGTCAATCTAGCTGTATCAGACCTCACCTTCCTTATAACGCTGCCAATGTGGGCCACTTTCACGGCAACGGGCTACCATTGGCCCTTTGGTGGCATCCTATGCAAAGCAAGTGCCGGTTTGGTCATCTTCAACCTCTACACCAGTATATTTTTCCTCACAGCTCTTAGTATTGACAGATATCTTGCTATCGTACACCCGGTGCGTTCCAGACGCCAGCGCACCCTCCTTTATGCTCGCCTCACTTGTGTATTCATTTGGGTCTTCGCTTTGCTTCTAAGTTTGCCCACGGCACTAAGCAGGGATGTGTATGACATTGGAAACTCTACAGTGTGTGCTGTTTTTCACGGGAGTGAGCAGATCAACTTGCTAGTTACCCTTAGCATGCTAAAAAGTGTGTTAGGCTTCCTTGTGCCTTTCCTTGTCATCATAACATGCTATTGCATCATTGGTCGGACCTTGCTAGGATCCCAAGGTCTGCTGAGGAAAAGTGTCCGCTATCGGGAAGAGGAAACGCTACGGATGCTAGCTGCTGCGGTGTTAGCTTTCTTTGTTTGCTGGGCACCTCACCAGGCTTTCCACTTCATGGAGCTTCTGGCCATGCTCGGTGTGATGAAAAACTGCCAAACACTGGATGTTATTGACACAGCTATGCCATTTACAATCTGCATCTCATACTTGAACAGTTGTGTCAACCCCATTCTCTATAGCTTTGTTGGACACAACTTCCGCAAGAACTTGCTGAGGTTGCTAGGCTGTGAGTCTGGTCCAACTAGTGGTCACCTTAGAATTAGCTTAAAGAATGTGCAATCCCATTGTACCTCTGGACTAATTAACACAACAAGGACAACATCTACTATTAAGACATAG